In Oncorhynchus keta strain PuntledgeMale-10-30-2019 unplaced genomic scaffold, Oket_V2 Un_contig_1189_pilon_pilon, whole genome shotgun sequence, one genomic interval encodes:
- the LOC118378835 gene encoding GDP-L-fucose synthase-like, producing the protein MDSQTKAEPMRVLVTGGSGLVGKAIEHVVKQEGGCLEGEQWTFLCSKEANLVDLQQTRAVFEKYRPTHVIHLAAKVGGLYLHMKENLHFLRDNLRINDNVLQTSHERGVTKVVSCLSSCIFPDKTTYPIDESMIHNGPPHDSNFGYSHAKRMIDIQNRGYFAQHGRRYTAVIPTNVYGPYDNFNFENGHVLSALMHKTYAAKKEGTPLQVWGSGTPRRQFIYSLDVARLFLWVLREYDEIDPIILSVGEEEELPIKDAVEMIADALDFKGQIVFDTSKSDGQMKKTASNAKLRHYLPDFTFTPLSEGIKKTCDWFVNNYDIART; encoded by the exons ATGGATTCGCAGACGAAGGCTGAGCCGATGCGCGTGCTCGTCACGGGCGGATCCGGATTGGTCGGGAAGGCCATCGAGCACGTGGTGAAACAAGAAGGCGGCTGTCTCGAGGGCGAGCAGTGGACCTTCCTCTGCTCCAAAGAGGCCAACCTCGT AGATCTACAACAGACAAGAGCAGTGTTTGAGAAGTATCGGCCCACCCATGTCATCCACCTGGCTGCCAAGGTGGGAGGACTCTATCTTCACATGAAGGAGAACCTACACTTTCTG AGGGACAACCTTCGCATCAATGACAACGTGCTGCAGACGTCTCACGAAAGGGGCGTCACCAAGGTGGTTTCCTGTCTGTCCAGCTGCATCTTTCCTGACAAGACCACATACCCTATTGATGAGAGCATG ATCCACAATGGGCCTCCACATGACTCAAACTTTGGCTACTCACATGCCAAAAGAATGATTGATATTCAGAACAG GGGATACTTTGCGCAGCATGGGCGTCGCTACACCGCCGTAATCCCGACTAACGTGTATGGTCCCTATGACAACTTCAACTTTGAAAATGGTCACGTGCTCTCAGCGCTCATGCATAAGACATATGCTGCTAAAA AGGAGGGAACCCCACTACAGGTGTGGGGCTCCGGAACACCCAGGAGACAATTCATCTACTCTCTG GATGTTGCACGTCTGTTCCTCTGGGTGCTGCGGGAGTATGATGAGATTGACCCCATCATTCTCTCTG tgggggaggaggaggagctccCCATCAAGGACGCCGTAGAGATGATTGCAGATGCCCTGGACTTCAAAGGTCAAATAGTT TTCGACACCAGCAAGTCAGATGGTCAGATGAAGAAGACGGCCAGCAACGCCAAGCTGCGACACTACCTCCCTGACTTCACCTTCACGCCGCTCTCTGAAG GTATCAAGAAGACCTGTGATTGGTTCGTGAACAATTACGACATTGCCCGAACATGA